A single Flavobacterium sp. 1 DNA region contains:
- the gldL gene encoding gliding motility protein GldL: MALLSKKAMNFTYGMGAAVVIIGALFKIQHYPGASALLIIGLCTEAFIFALSAFEPVDHELDWSLVYPELAGGEKADKKEVVSDDADGMLSSKLDALLKEAKIDGELMSSLGSSIRNFEDASRNISPTVDSIAATKKYSEELSMAAAQMESLNSLYKIQLESASRNTEANKEIAENASKLKEQMQSMTANIASLNNVYGGMLSAMSNKG, from the coding sequence ATGGCATTATTGAGCAAAAAAGCAATGAATTTTACCTATGGTATGGGAGCGGCAGTAGTAATTATTGGAGCACTTTTCAAAATTCAACATTATCCTGGAGCAAGTGCGTTATTAATAATTGGTCTTTGTACTGAAGCTTTTATTTTTGCTCTTTCAGCATTCGAACCTGTAGATCATGAATTAGACTGGTCTTTAGTATATCCTGAATTAGCTGGTGGTGAGAAAGCCGATAAAAAAGAAGTTGTTTCTGATGATGCTGACGGAATGTTATCTTCAAAATTAGATGCTTTGTTGAAAGAAGCAAAAATTGACGGTGAATTAATGAGCAGTCTTGGTAGTAGCATTCGTAATTTCGAAGATGCTTCAAGAAATATTTCTCCAACTGTTGATTCAATTGCAGCAACAAAAAAATACAGCGAAGAATTGTCTATGGCAGCTGCCCAAATGGAATCTTTAAATAGTTTATATAAAATACAATTAGAAAGTGCTTCCAGAAATACTGAAGCAAATAAAGAAATAGCTGAAAACGCAAGCAAATTAAAAGAACAAATGCAATCAATGACTGCAAATATTGCTTCTTTGAATAATGTTTATGGCGGTATGCTTTCTGCAATGAGTAATAAAGGATAA
- the gldK gene encoding gliding motility lipoprotein GldK has protein sequence MKNFIAFTAILTVLISCGRSSDKGELVGVKGAKWHPEKPYGMTLVPGGSYIMGKSDDDVANVGDAPTKTVTVRSFYMDETEITNNEYRQFVEWVKDSTIRLRLAILAEDSGQGAATDGKGKGKNSGSIADYTFKDSNPEKMTAYDKYMYDNYYSIGTDKDPNAFKRLNKKAKLIKDVKKYPDEYYVEVMDSMYLPLEASYNGLRTMDVNKLKFRYNWMDIQAAAKAKVGKRQDFIRTEEVKVYPDTTVWIKDFSYSYNEPMHNDYFWHKAYGEYPVVGVTWKQAKAFCEWRTLNKNIWLKSKKSHFDNVNSFRLPTEAEWEYAARGGLESATFPWGGPYTKSDRGCFLANFKPNRGDYAADQALYTVEAKSYEPNGYNLYNMAGNVSEWTDSAYDSNSYEFMSTMNPAVIDNSNKRKVVRGGSWKDVSYFLQVSTRAFEYSDSARSYIGFRTVQDYMGTQTTKNGKK, from the coding sequence ATGAAGAATTTCATTGCATTTACGGCAATTTTAACAGTGTTGATTAGCTGTGGCAGATCAAGCGACAAAGGTGAGTTGGTTGGTGTGAAAGGAGCAAAATGGCATCCTGAAAAACCTTATGGAATGACACTAGTACCTGGCGGATCGTATATCATGGGTAAATCTGATGATGATGTTGCCAATGTTGGTGACGCCCCAACAAAAACTGTTACTGTTAGATCCTTTTATATGGACGAAACAGAAATTACAAATAACGAGTATCGTCAGTTTGTGGAATGGGTTAAAGATTCTACAATCCGTCTGCGTTTGGCTATTTTGGCAGAAGATAGCGGGCAGGGCGCTGCAACTGATGGAAAAGGTAAAGGAAAAAATTCAGGCAGTATAGCTGATTATACTTTTAAAGATTCTAATCCTGAAAAAATGACTGCATATGATAAGTATATGTATGATAACTATTATAGTATTGGTACTGATAAGGATCCCAATGCTTTTAAAAGATTAAATAAAAAAGCAAAGCTTATAAAAGATGTTAAAAAATACCCAGATGAATATTATGTTGAAGTAATGGATTCTATGTATTTGCCACTTGAAGCTTCGTATAATGGTTTGAGAACCATGGATGTGAATAAGCTTAAATTCCGTTATAATTGGATGGATATTCAGGCTGCTGCAAAAGCAAAAGTTGGTAAGAGACAAGATTTTATAAGAACCGAAGAGGTAAAAGTATATCCTGATACAACAGTTTGGATTAAAGACTTTAGTTACTCCTATAATGAGCCAATGCATAATGATTATTTCTGGCATAAAGCCTACGGAGAATATCCAGTGGTAGGTGTTACATGGAAGCAGGCAAAAGCTTTTTGTGAATGGAGAACTTTAAATAAAAATATCTGGTTAAAATCTAAGAAAAGCCATTTTGATAATGTAAATTCATTCAGATTACCTACAGAAGCTGAATGGGAGTATGCAGCCAGAGGAGGTTTGGAATCGGCTACTTTTCCTTGGGGTGGTCCGTATACAAAAAGTGATAGAGGCTGTTTCTTAGCTAATTTTAAACCTAATAGAGGTGATTATGCAGCGGATCAGGCTTTATATACAGTAGAGGCTAAATCTTATGAGCCGAACGGATATAATTTGTATAATATGGCGGGTAATGTTTCTGAATGGACAGATTCTGCTTATGATTCAAATTCATATGAGTTCATGTCTACAATGAATCCAGCAGTTATTGATAATTCAAATAAACGTAAAGTAGTAAGAGGAGGATCATGGAAAGATGTTTCTTATTTCTTGCAGGTAAGTACACGTGCATTTGAGTATTCGGATTCAGCAAGAAGTTATATCGGTTTTAGAACAGTACAAGATTATATGGGTACTCAGACTACTAAAAACGGTAAAAAATAA
- a CDS encoding formimidoylglutamase, whose product MEFDFLVPLDSEILKHIQELSAQHLGSKIVLHTNDSVPDLDKINIAIIGVLDNRGDRNAKVDVDLNAIRKELYSMFPGNWKASIADLGDVLAGNSKEDTYFAVKKITSGLIKRKIIPIVIGGSQDITYSLYRAYDDLEQMVNLVTIDSKFDFGKENEAISCDSFLTKIIVDEPNNLFNFCNIGYQTYYNSQEEIDLVEKLFFDAYRLGEVSNNISISEPVFRDADLVSIDLNAVKSSSSGNFVNFNPNGFNGKEICSLSRYAGISDKVTSFGVFNHNSSKQEAVIIAQICWYFIEGYHYRSNEYPFGSRENYLKYIVPLEEEDLVFYKSDKTDRWWIEIPYVLSSNNKLKKNTLLPCSYEEYLAACNQEMPERWWKAQRKNVV is encoded by the coding sequence ATGGAGTTTGATTTTTTAGTACCATTAGACAGTGAAATTCTAAAGCATATACAAGAATTGTCTGCTCAGCATTTGGGCAGCAAGATTGTATTGCATACTAATGATTCGGTTCCTGATTTAGATAAAATTAATATTGCGATAATCGGTGTTCTTGATAACAGAGGCGATAGAAATGCTAAAGTTGATGTTGATTTAAATGCAATCCGAAAAGAATTATATAGTATGTTTCCCGGTAATTGGAAGGCAAGCATAGCCGATTTAGGAGACGTCCTTGCTGGGAATTCAAAAGAGGATACTTACTTTGCGGTAAAAAAAATTACATCAGGATTAATAAAAAGAAAAATCATTCCAATAGTTATAGGCGGATCACAAGATATAACCTATTCACTTTATAGAGCTTATGATGATTTGGAGCAAATGGTGAACTTGGTGACTATAGATAGTAAGTTTGATTTTGGGAAAGAAAATGAAGCAATAAGCTGTGATTCTTTTTTAACAAAAATTATTGTTGATGAGCCTAATAATCTGTTTAATTTTTGTAATATTGGATATCAAACTTATTATAATTCTCAAGAAGAGATTGACTTGGTTGAGAAACTGTTTTTTGATGCTTATCGATTAGGGGAAGTTTCAAACAATATTTCAATTTCGGAACCAGTTTTTAGAGATGCTGATTTAGTAAGTATCGATTTGAATGCAGTAAAATCTTCCTCTTCGGGGAATTTTGTGAATTTTAATCCGAATGGTTTTAATGGTAAGGAAATATGTTCTTTGTCAAGATATGCAGGGATAAGCGATAAAGTGACATCATTTGGTGTTTTTAATCATAATAGTTCCAAGCAAGAGGCAGTTATTATTGCTCAGATATGCTGGTATTTTATCGAGGGCTATCATTATAGGTCAAATGAATATCCTTTTGGAAGCAGAGAGAATTATTTGAAATATATTGTGCCACTTGAAGAAGAGGATTTAGTTTTTTATAAAAGCGATAAAACAGACAGGTGGTGGATTGAGATTCCGTATGTTTTGAGCTCAAACAATAAATTGAAAAAAAACACGTTATTACCGTGTTCATATGAAGAGTATTTGGCTGCCTGTAATCAAGAAATGCCGGAAAGATGGTGGAAGGCACAAAGAAAAAACGTTGTGTGA